The Pseudomonas alkylphenolica genomic sequence TCACGATCGTCGAGGCCTTTGAGCTTGGCGACCAGGTCCTTTTGAGTGGAACGGCCACTGACCAGCTCGACCTGTTTTACCTTCCCTTCGTGCCGAAGCGTCCAGTTACGGTAATCCAACAGGTTTTCAATCGGATCGGTAAAGGAAAAGACCTTCACCTCGCCGCGAACGCCGTGAACCGAAAAAATCTTGCCGACAACGATCAAGTCATCAGCTTTTTCTGGCGTCGCGCTCATCGTGCTCAGGCAGCAGCCTTGGCAGCTTGTTTCAGCAGTTGAGCAACGCGCTCGGACGGCTGTGCGCCAACGCTCAGCCAGTGAGCAACGCGGTCTTCTTTAACGGACAGACGAACTTCCTGACCACGAGCGATAGGGTTGAAGAAACCAACCTGCTCGATGTGCGAACCGG encodes the following:
- the rpsP gene encoding 30S ribosomal protein S16, translating into MLTIRLARGGSKKRPFYTLTVTDSRNPVTGSHIEQVGFFNPIARGQEVRLSVKEDRVAHWLSVGAQPSERVAQLLKQAAKAAA